A window of Streptomyces profundus genomic DNA:
GGTCAGCGCCGTCAAGATCGACGGGAAGCGCTCCTACCAGCGGATGCGCGACGGCGAGGACGTCATCCTGCCGCCCAGGCCGGTCACCGTGCACACGTTCGAGACCGGTCCCGCGCGTGAGCTGACCGCGGCGGACGGCACCCCCGTCACCGATCTGACCGCGCGCGTGGTCTGCTCGTCCGGCACCTATGTCCGCGCGCTGGCGCGGGACCTCGGTGCCGCGCTCGGCTGCGGCGGCCATCTCACCGCCCTACGGCGCACCCGGGTCGGCCCCTACGCGCTGACGGACGCCCGTACCCTGGACGAGCTCCGCGCCGAACTGGCCGTTTCGCCGCTGGCCGAGACGGCCGCCGCCGCGTTCCCCCGGTGGGACGTGGACCAGCGGCAGGCCACCCTGCTGGGCAACGGGGCCAGGATCGCCACCCCGGAGCTGCCCGCCGGACCGGTCGCCGTGTTCGATCCCGACGGCCGTTTCCTGGCCCTGGTCGAGACGGACGGGGAGCGCAGCAGAAGCCTCGCGGTCTTCGTCTGAGGCCCGGCTCCGGCGCCGTGCGCGGAGGTGAGGCGGACGTTCCCCGTCCGAGCGCTCCGGGTACCGTGGACCGGCAGGACACACAAGAGGCGGCGAGGAGCGAAACGGTGCAGCGCTGGCGTGACATGGCGGATGTCCCCGGGGACTGGGGGCGCAGCGTCGTCACCATCGGTTCGTACGACGGTGTGCACAGCGGGCATCAGTTGATCATCGGGCAGGCGGTCGCCGAGGCCCGGGAGTTGGGGCTGCCGAGCGTGGTCGTGACCTTCAACCCGCACCCCAAGGAAGTCACCCGCCCCGGGACCCATCCGCCGCTGCTCGCCCCGCACGATCGGCGCGCCGAGCTGATGGCGGGGCTCGGCGTGGACGCGGTGCTGGTGCTCCCGTTCACCAAGGAGTTCTCGCAGCTCTCGCCCGCCGAGTTCGTGGTGAAGGTGCTGGTCGAACGGCTCAGGGCGCGGCTGGTCGTCGAGGGGCCCAACTTCCGCTTCGGCCACCGCGCCGCCGGCACCGTGGACACCCTGGCGGAGCTGGGGGAGACCTATGGCTTCGAGGTGCGGGTCGTCGACCTCTTCGCACGCGGCACGGCCGGCGGCGGCGAGCCGTTCTCCTCGTCGCTCGCCCGCCGGCTGATCGCCGAGGGCGAGGTGGCCAGCGCGGCCGAGGTGCTCGGCCGCCCGCACCGCGTCGAGGGCGAGGTGGTGCACGGCGCCAGGCGCGGCCGTGACCTGGGCATCCCCACCGCCAACCTGGATCTGGTGCCCCACTCGGCCGTGCCGGCCGACGGGGTCTACGCGGGCTGGCTGCTGGCCGACGGCGAACGGCTGCCGGCGGCCGTCTCGGTCGGTACCAACCCGCACTTCCACGGCACCGCGCGCACCGTCGAGGCATACGCGCTGGACCGCACCGACCTGGAGCTGTACGGGCAGTGGGTGGCCGTGGAGTTCGGCGCCTTCGTGCGCGGCCAGGAGACCTTCGACTCGCTCGACGCCTTCCTCGCGCAGATCCACCAGGACATCGAGCGGGTGCGCGCGCTGACCCGCGCCGGCTGAGCCCGCTGGCCCGGCCGGCGCGGAACGCGCGCCGTCGTCAGTTGCCCGGCGGCTGCGGCGGGCGCCACGCGCCCGGCTGCCCCGGCCCGGGAGCGCCCGGATACCCGCCGGGCCCGCCCTGCGGCGGCTGTTGCTGCTGGTGTTGCGGGGGCTGCTGCTGGGGGAAGCCGTAGCCGGGCTGCGGCGGCTGCTGCTGCGGGTAGCCGTAGCCCGGCTGCTGCCCCTGCTGCGGGTAGCCGTAGCCGGCCTGGTGCGGCGGCTGTTGGCCGGGCAGCGGGGGAGCGACCTGCGGGGGCATGCCGCCGTCCGGCGTCCACAGCCCCTGCT
This region includes:
- the truB gene encoding tRNA pseudouridine(55) synthase TruB codes for the protein MSRRRSADGPDGLVVVDKPAGHTSHDVVAVVRGIARTRRVGHAGTLDPMATGVLLLGLGRATRLLGHLALREKEYQATIRLGQSTVTDDAEGEATEALGAVGLDAAAVAQEVAALTGALMQVPAKVSAVKIDGKRSYQRMRDGEDVILPPRPVTVHTFETGPARELTAADGTPVTDLTARVVCSSGTYVRALARDLGAALGCGGHLTALRRTRVGPYALTDARTLDELRAELAVSPLAETAAAAFPRWDVDQRQATLLGNGARIATPELPAGPVAVFDPDGRFLALVETDGERSRSLAVFV
- a CDS encoding bifunctional riboflavin kinase/FAD synthetase, which encodes MQRWRDMADVPGDWGRSVVTIGSYDGVHSGHQLIIGQAVAEARELGLPSVVVTFNPHPKEVTRPGTHPPLLAPHDRRAELMAGLGVDAVLVLPFTKEFSQLSPAEFVVKVLVERLRARLVVEGPNFRFGHRAAGTVDTLAELGETYGFEVRVVDLFARGTAGGGEPFSSSLARRLIAEGEVASAAEVLGRPHRVEGEVVHGARRGRDLGIPTANLDLVPHSAVPADGVYAGWLLADGERLPAAVSVGTNPHFHGTARTVEAYALDRTDLELYGQWVAVEFGAFVRGQETFDSLDAFLAQIHQDIERVRALTRAG